From Panthera uncia isolate 11264 chromosome E1, Puncia_PCG_1.0, whole genome shotgun sequence, one genomic window encodes:
- the SLC13A2 gene encoding solute carrier family 13 member 2, whose protein sequence is MATCWQGLWAYRSYLIVFLLPIFLLPLPILVPTKEAYCAYSIILMALFWCTEALPLAVTALFPIILYPMMGIMDASEVCIEYFKDTNILFVGGLLVAIAVEHWNLHKRIALCVLLIIGVRPALLLLGFMLVTAFLSMWISNTATTAMMVPIAHAVLEQLYKTPTGKDVEEGSDNPTFELQEPSPQKDVTKLDNGQVHPVPPASSEPKAQKDRQRVRFSQGMSLCVCYSASIGGIATLTGTTPNLVLQGQVNSLFPENGNVVNFASWFGFAFPTMVILLLLAWLWLQVLFLGFNFLKNFGFGGHQREQEQAAFHIIQTEHKLLGPMSFAEKAVSVLFVILVVLWFTREPGFFLGWGNLAFPDKDGKSMASDGTVAIFIGIIMFLVPSKIPGLTQDPDKPGRLKAPPALLNWKTVNEKMPWNIVFLLGGGFALAKGSEKSGLSEWLGDKLTPLQNVPPPAIAFILCLLIATFTECTSNVATTTLFLPILASMAQAICLHPLYVMLPCTLSASLAFMLPVATPPNAIVFSFGGLKVSDMARTGFLLNIIGVLVITLAINSWSFPIFSLYTFPSWAYSNTTANCMVNQANTTTPRP, encoded by the exons GAAGCCTACTGTGCCTACTCCATCATCCTCATGGCGCTCTTCTGGTGCACCGAGGCTCTGCCCCTGGCTGTCACCGCCCTCTTCCCCATCATCCTGTACCCCATGATGGGCATAATGGATGCCTCCGAG GTGTGCATCGAGTACTTTAAGGACACCAACATCCTGTTCGTCGGGGGTTTGCTCGTGGCCATCGCTGTGGAGCACTGGAATCTGCACAAACGCATTGCCCTCTGCGTGCTCCTCATCATCGGGGTGCGGCCTGCCCT GCTGCTGTTGGGCTTCATGTTGGTCACGGCCTTCCTGTCCATGTGGATCAGCAACACAGCCACCACGGCCATGATGGTGCCCATCGCACATGCTGTTCTGGAACAGCTGTACAAGACGCCCACAGGCAAGGATGTAGAGGAGGGCAGCGACAACCCCACCTTTGAGCTCCAGGAACCAAGTCCCCAGAAGGACGTGACCAAGCTTG ATAATGGGCAGGTGCACCCTGTCCCGCCTGCTTCTTCAGAGCCGAAGGCACAGAAGGACAGGCAGCGGGTCCGCTTTAGCCAGGGCatgagcctgtgtgtgtgctACTCGGCCAGCATCGGGGGCATCGCCACGCTCACCGGCACCACCCCCAACCTGGTGCTGCAAGGCCAGGTCAACTC GCTCTTCCCCGAAAACGGCAACGTGGTGAACTTCGCCTCCTGGTTCGGCTTTGCCTTCCCCACCATGGTCATCTTGCTGCTGCTTGCCTGGCTGTGGCTGCAGGTGCTCTTCCTGGGGTTCAA CTTCCTGAAGAACTTTGGCTTTGGTGGACACCAGCGGGAGCAAGAGCAGGCAGCCTTCCACATCATCCAAACAGAACACAAGCTACTGGGCCCCATGAGCTTTGCAGAGAAGGCTGTCTCTGTCCTCTTTGTCATCTTGGTGGTGCTGTGGTTCACTCGGGAGCCCGGCTTTTTCCTTGGCTGGGGCAACCTGGCTTTTCCCGACAAGGATGGGAAAAG CATGGCGTCCGATGGGACAGTGGCCATCTTCATTGGCATAATTATGTTCTTGGTGCCCTCCAAGATCCCAGGGCTGACTCAAGATCCAG ACAAACCAGGGAGGCTGAaggcccctcctgccctcctcaaCTGGAAGACAGTGAATGAGAAGATGCCCTGGAATATCGTCTTCCTTCTGGGTGGTGGCTTTGCCCTGGCCAAGGGCAGTGAG AAATCAGGACTGTCCGAGTGGCTGGGGGACAAGCTGACCCCGCTACAGAATGTGCCACCTCCCGCCATTGCCTTCATCCTCTGCCTGCTGATTGCCACCTTCACTGAGTGCACCAGCAACGTGGCCACCACCACACTTTTCCTGCCCATTCTGGCCTCCATG GCCCAGGCCATCTGCCTCCACCCTCTCTATGTCATGCTCCCCTGCACGCTGTCTGCCTCCCTGGCCTTCATGCTGCCTGTGGCCACCCCACCCAACGCCATAGTCTTCTCTTTCGGAGGCCTCAAAGTGTCTGATATG GCCCGAACGGGATTCCTGCTCAACATCATCGGAGTGCTGGTCATCACGCTGGCCATCAACAGCTGGAGCTTCCCCATCTTCAGCCTGTACACCTTCCCCTCCTGGGCCTACTCCAACACCACAGCCAACTGCATGGTCAACCAGGCAAACACCACAACACCTCGCCCCTAG